Proteins co-encoded in one Actinomadura luteofluorescens genomic window:
- a CDS encoding NUDIX hydrolase, with amino-acid sequence MTPEPRRDESEFLANYDPRDYDPVAVTVDVVALTIRDGALHVLLVRRGNAPHEGMWALPGGFVQAGGPLQGTDAEDLPDAAVRELAEETGLSAKGGALSRVHLEQLGTYGSPGRDPRMRVISVAYLAFAPELPDPEAGGDAADAAWVPVDALGLAESGDQRPGTTRRLAFDHARILSDGLERARGKLEYTPLATAFCGGEFTIPELRSVYEAVWGEELHAGNFHRKVLSVPGFVESTGATSDRGGRRGGPRPRLYRAGDARLLHPALLRPSREEEIR; translated from the coding sequence ATGACCCCGGAACCGAGGCGCGACGAGAGCGAGTTCCTCGCGAACTACGACCCGCGCGACTACGACCCGGTCGCCGTGACGGTGGACGTGGTCGCGCTCACCATCCGCGACGGCGCCCTCCACGTCCTGCTGGTGCGGAGGGGGAACGCCCCCCACGAGGGGATGTGGGCGCTGCCCGGCGGCTTCGTCCAGGCGGGCGGCCCGCTCCAGGGCACCGACGCCGAGGACCTGCCCGACGCGGCCGTCCGGGAGCTGGCCGAGGAGACCGGGCTCAGCGCCAAGGGGGGCGCGCTCAGCCGGGTCCACCTGGAGCAGCTGGGCACCTACGGCTCCCCCGGCCGCGACCCGCGGATGCGCGTCATCTCCGTCGCCTACCTGGCGTTCGCGCCCGAGCTGCCGGACCCGGAGGCGGGCGGCGACGCGGCCGACGCCGCCTGGGTGCCGGTGGACGCGCTGGGCCTGGCGGAGTCCGGGGACCAGCGCCCCGGCACCACCCGCCGGCTGGCGTTCGACCACGCGCGGATCCTGTCGGACGGGCTGGAGCGGGCGCGCGGGAAGCTGGAGTACACCCCGCTCGCCACGGCGTTCTGCGGCGGCGAGTTCACCATCCCCGAGCTGCGCTCGGTGTACGAGGCGGTGTGGGGCGAGGAGCTGCACGCCGGCAACTTCCACCGCAAGGTCCTGTCCGTCCCGGGGTTCGTGGAGAGCACCGGCGCGACGTCCGACCGCGGAGGCCGGCGCGGCGGCCCGCGCCCCCGCCTCTACCGCGCGGGCGACGCCCGGCTCCTGCACCCGGCTCTCTTGCGGCCGAGTCGGGAGGAGGAGATCAGATGA
- a CDS encoding protein kinase family protein produces the protein MSGSDLDDALARLGRARVPADLFGDDEAEAVRRYRRLARLLHPDAGGRRTEEAFVRLTSLWRAHNRGDETLITTRRHAYRLEGDPIGGDLAVLYAARPEPGREVLVKMPRDPADGDLLEREAVALRQLPKDGDARFLPYVPRLVESFRHRDAATGTQRQVNVIAALDGFHSLAEVKRAHPGGVDPRDAAWMWRRLLAGLGFAHRAGVLHGAVLPDHVMIHPEEHGLVLVDWCYSVPGCYAHADPSGRVPAMVGRYAGWYPPEVPERRPASAATDIFMATRCMTDLMGDKAPKAMRSFARGCTSPAQNRRPSDAWRLLAEFDELLERLYGPRRFRPFHMPATR, from the coding sequence ATGAGCGGGAGCGATCTGGACGACGCGCTGGCGCGGCTCGGTCGGGCCCGTGTTCCCGCCGACCTGTTCGGCGACGACGAGGCGGAGGCGGTGCGGCGCTACCGGCGGCTGGCCCGGCTCCTGCACCCGGACGCGGGCGGCCGCCGGACCGAGGAGGCGTTCGTCAGGCTGACCTCGCTCTGGCGCGCCCACAACCGCGGCGACGAGACGCTGATCACCACGCGCCGCCACGCGTACCGGCTGGAGGGCGACCCGATCGGCGGCGACCTCGCGGTGCTGTACGCGGCGCGCCCGGAGCCGGGACGCGAGGTGCTGGTGAAGATGCCGCGCGACCCGGCCGACGGCGACCTGCTCGAACGCGAGGCCGTGGCGCTCCGCCAGCTTCCCAAGGACGGCGACGCCCGGTTCCTGCCCTACGTGCCGCGGCTCGTCGAGTCGTTCCGGCACCGGGACGCCGCCACCGGGACGCAGCGGCAGGTCAACGTGATCGCCGCCCTGGACGGCTTCCACAGCCTCGCCGAGGTCAAGCGCGCCCACCCCGGCGGCGTCGACCCGCGCGACGCGGCCTGGATGTGGCGGCGCCTGCTGGCGGGCCTCGGCTTCGCGCACCGCGCGGGCGTCCTGCACGGCGCGGTGCTGCCCGACCACGTGATGATCCACCCTGAGGAGCACGGCCTGGTCCTGGTCGACTGGTGCTACTCCGTCCCCGGCTGCTACGCGCACGCCGACCCCTCGGGTCGCGTCCCGGCGATGGTCGGGCGGTACGCCGGCTGGTACCCGCCCGAGGTGCCGGAACGGCGGCCGGCGAGCGCGGCGACCGACATCTTCATGGCCACCAGGTGCATGACCGACCTGATGGGCGACAAGGCCCCGAAGGCGATGCGCTCGTTCGCGCGCGGCTGCACGTCGCCGGCGCAGAACCGGCGCCCCTCCGACGCCTGGCGGCTGCTGGCCGAGTTCGACGAGCTGCTGGAGCGGCTCTACGGCCCGCGCCGCTTCCGGCCCTTCCACATGCCCGCCACCCGCTGA
- a CDS encoding adenylosuccinate synthetase → MGHVIVVDLGFGDAGKGTVVDHLCRTGLPSGSLRAALPSVGGRPPTPPGSPRSFGGVTAVVRFNGGAQAAHNVVAPDGRHHTFAQFGSGTFTPGVRTHLSRFMLVDPLALAAEADHLRALGVPDALDRLTVDGEALLTTPYHRAANRARESARGAARHGSCGMGIGETASYALAHDDAPRAGDCLSPARLRRRLAAVRDWYRAAFPGGEDVPSADACAGAFTAFAGRVRIVGPGHLPALLRAGNVVFEGAQGVLLDEWHGFHPYTTWSTTTFTNAEALLAEAGATATRLGVLRAYATRHGPGPFVTEDPALTADLPDRHNGTGRWQGAFRVGHLDAVALRYALEVTGGVDGLAVTHLDVAGARPDLRVCHSYEIDGERVGRLESGPPDLDRQAALTRRLLAARPVYAPLGDPVETIEDALGAPVVLRSHGPASTDKRSDHFRTPIDLSLR, encoded by the coding sequence ATGGGCCACGTGATCGTCGTCGACCTCGGCTTCGGGGACGCGGGCAAGGGCACGGTCGTCGACCACCTCTGCCGCACCGGGCTGCCCTCAGGTTCGCTCCGCGCTGCCCTGCCCTCTGTGGGGGGACGACCCCCCACACCCCCCGGTTCTCCCCGCTCTTTTGGAGGGGTCACGGCGGTCGTGCGGTTCAACGGCGGCGCGCAGGCCGCGCACAACGTCGTCGCGCCGGACGGGCGGCACCACACGTTCGCCCAGTTCGGCTCGGGAACGTTCACGCCGGGGGTCCGGACGCACCTGTCGCGGTTCATGCTCGTCGATCCGCTGGCGCTCGCGGCCGAGGCCGACCACCTGCGCGCGCTGGGCGTCCCCGACGCGCTCGACCGGCTCACCGTCGACGGGGAGGCGCTGCTCACGACGCCCTACCACCGGGCCGCCAACCGCGCGCGGGAGTCGGCGCGCGGCGCGGCCCGGCACGGGTCGTGCGGGATGGGCATCGGCGAGACCGCGTCCTACGCCCTGGCGCACGACGACGCGCCGCGGGCGGGCGACTGCCTGTCGCCCGCCCGGCTGCGGCGGCGCCTCGCCGCCGTCCGCGACTGGTACCGCGCCGCGTTCCCCGGCGGCGAGGACGTCCCGTCCGCCGACGCGTGCGCCGGGGCCTTCACCGCGTTCGCCGGGCGGGTGCGGATCGTCGGCCCCGGCCATCTGCCCGCCCTGCTCCGCGCCGGGAACGTGGTGTTCGAGGGCGCCCAGGGCGTCCTGCTGGACGAGTGGCACGGCTTCCACCCGTACACGACGTGGTCGACGACGACGTTCACCAACGCCGAAGCCCTGCTGGCCGAGGCGGGCGCGACCGCGACGCGGCTCGGGGTGCTGCGCGCGTACGCGACGCGCCACGGGCCCGGGCCCTTCGTCACCGAGGACCCGGCGCTGACCGCGGACCTCCCCGACCGGCACAACGGCACGGGGCGCTGGCAGGGCGCGTTCCGCGTCGGCCACCTCGACGCCGTGGCGCTCCGGTACGCGCTGGAGGTGACGGGCGGCGTGGACGGCCTGGCGGTCACGCACCTGGACGTAGCGGGGGCACGTCCAGACCTGCGTGTCTGCCACTCCTACGAGATCGACGGCGAACGGGTCGGGCGCCTGGAGTCCGGGCCGCCCGACCTGGACCGCCAGGCCGCCCTCACCCGCCGCCTCCTGGCGGCGCGCCCCGTGTACGCCCCGCTCGGCGACCCCGTGGAGACGATCGAGGACGCGCTGGGCGCGCCCGTCGTCCTGCGCTCCCACGGCCCCGCCTCGACCGACAAGCGCTCTGACCACTTCCGGACACCCATTGACCTGAGCCTGCGCTGA